The following proteins are co-located in the Besnoitia besnoiti strain Bb-Ger1 chromosome Unknown contig00007, whole genome shotgun sequence genome:
- a CDS encoding uncharacterized protein (encoded by transcript BESB_071340), producing MSPHPLTKVSARLPQARRDSTVQDIPARRLLLRRTLEQTRSPTPGASLWSQPCRILRLQERKAAQVDAALKGLAIIGLLLARAQVARMPVRAELQLIRPSGDPSGDRVRYLSAVNQKLCWALPEEAQKLMEVPVKRSASLSSRDDADAEE from the coding sequence ATGTCACCTCATCCCCTTACGAAGGTGTCCGCTCGACTCCctcaggcgaggagggaTTCCACGGTCCAAGACATCCCAGCCCGCAGACTGCTGCTCAGGAGAACACTGGAACAGACGAGGAGCCCGACGCCAGGGGCCAGTCTGTGGAGCCAGCCGTGTCGCATCCTGCGCCTCCAAGAAAGAAAAGCAGCACAAGTagacgcggcgctgaaggGACTGGCCATTATCGgtctgctgctggcgcgggcgcaggtgGCCCGGATGCCGGTCCGAGCTGAGCTCCAGCTCATCCGACCGAGCGGGGACCCGTCAGGAGACCGCGTTCGTTATCTCTCGGCAGTGAATCAGAAGTTGTGCTGGGCGCTaccggaggaggcgcagaagctcATGGAGGTTCCGGTGAAGAGATCCGCCAGCCTTTCGTcccgcgacgacgctgaTGCC